In a single window of the Melanotaenia boesemani isolate fMelBoe1 chromosome 22, fMelBoe1.pri, whole genome shotgun sequence genome:
- the zgc:153383 gene encoding protein FAM177A1 isoform X1: MAEISLYLTNVNVSIGQSMDVGQSPSPNPGKDFESVELGELDKREEPQPQQREKAPRRIIHFSSGETMEEYSTDEEEGEDQEPERKDLLSSPVDAVRSKMTWGPYFWFHMWRAATSTISACDYLGERMASLFGITSAKYQYAIDEYYRIKKEREEEKEENRLSEEAERSFDQLQSQEEEDEQITVTDQEEVTAARPDTTYQVENENHATPNTITVPVIVTAT; encoded by the exons ATGGCCGAAATATCACTGTATCTCACAAACGTTAATGTGTCTATAGGGCAGAGCATGGATGTGGGGCAG AGTCCGAGCCCAAACCCGGGAAAGGACTTTGAGAGTGTGGAGCTGGGGGAGCTGGACAAGAGAGAGGAGCCACAGCCCCAGCAGAGGGAAAAGGCTCCCCGTCGGATCATCCATTTCTCCAGCGGGGAGACCATGGAGGAATACAGCACcgatgaggaggagggagaggaccAGGAACCCGAGAGGAAAGACCTGCTGTCCTCCCCGGTCGATGCGGTGAGG TCAAAGATGACCTGGGGGCCTTATTTCTGGTTCCACATGTGGAGAGCAGCCACATCCACCATCTCAG cATGTGACTATCTTGGGGAGAGAATGGCATCCCTGTTTGGGATCACATCAGCCAAATATCAATATGCCATTGATGAATATTACAGGATAAAGAAAGAG agggaggaggagaaagaggaaaaccGGTTGTCGGAAGAAGCAGAACGATCCTTTGACCAGCTACAATCtcaggaagaggaggacgaGCAAATCACTGTGACAGACCAGGAGGAGGTGACGGCTGCTCGCCCTGATACAACATATCAGGTGGAGAATGAGAATCACGCGACTCCAAATACCATCACAGTCCCTGTTATTGTCACGGCAACCTAA
- the zgc:153383 gene encoding protein FAM177A1 isoform X2, giving the protein MAEISLYLTNVNVSIGQSMDVGQSPSPNPGKDFESVELGELDKREEPQPQQREKAPRRIIHFSSGETMEEYSTDEEEGEDQEPERKDLLSSPVDASKMTWGPYFWFHMWRAATSTISACDYLGERMASLFGITSAKYQYAIDEYYRIKKEREEEKEENRLSEEAERSFDQLQSQEEEDEQITVTDQEEVTAARPDTTYQVENENHATPNTITVPVIVTAT; this is encoded by the exons ATGGCCGAAATATCACTGTATCTCACAAACGTTAATGTGTCTATAGGGCAGAGCATGGATGTGGGGCAG AGTCCGAGCCCAAACCCGGGAAAGGACTTTGAGAGTGTGGAGCTGGGGGAGCTGGACAAGAGAGAGGAGCCACAGCCCCAGCAGAGGGAAAAGGCTCCCCGTCGGATCATCCATTTCTCCAGCGGGGAGACCATGGAGGAATACAGCACcgatgaggaggagggagaggaccAGGAACCCGAGAGGAAAGACCTGCTGTCCTCCCCGGTCGATGCG TCAAAGATGACCTGGGGGCCTTATTTCTGGTTCCACATGTGGAGAGCAGCCACATCCACCATCTCAG cATGTGACTATCTTGGGGAGAGAATGGCATCCCTGTTTGGGATCACATCAGCCAAATATCAATATGCCATTGATGAATATTACAGGATAAAGAAAGAG agggaggaggagaaagaggaaaaccGGTTGTCGGAAGAAGCAGAACGATCCTTTGACCAGCTACAATCtcaggaagaggaggacgaGCAAATCACTGTGACAGACCAGGAGGAGGTGACGGCTGCTCGCCCTGATACAACATATCAGGTGGAGAATGAGAATCACGCGACTCCAAATACCATCACAGTCCCTGTTATTGTCACGGCAACCTAA
- the zgc:153383 gene encoding protein FAM177A1 isoform X3 produces MWGRSSPSPNPGKDFESVELGELDKREEPQPQQREKAPRRIIHFSSGETMEEYSTDEEEGEDQEPERKDLLSSPVDAVRSKMTWGPYFWFHMWRAATSTISACDYLGERMASLFGITSAKYQYAIDEYYRIKKEREEEKEENRLSEEAERSFDQLQSQEEEDEQITVTDQEEVTAARPDTTYQVENENHATPNTITVPVIVTAT; encoded by the exons ATGTGGGGCAGGTCG AGTCCGAGCCCAAACCCGGGAAAGGACTTTGAGAGTGTGGAGCTGGGGGAGCTGGACAAGAGAGAGGAGCCACAGCCCCAGCAGAGGGAAAAGGCTCCCCGTCGGATCATCCATTTCTCCAGCGGGGAGACCATGGAGGAATACAGCACcgatgaggaggagggagaggaccAGGAACCCGAGAGGAAAGACCTGCTGTCCTCCCCGGTCGATGCGGTGAGG TCAAAGATGACCTGGGGGCCTTATTTCTGGTTCCACATGTGGAGAGCAGCCACATCCACCATCTCAG cATGTGACTATCTTGGGGAGAGAATGGCATCCCTGTTTGGGATCACATCAGCCAAATATCAATATGCCATTGATGAATATTACAGGATAAAGAAAGAG agggaggaggagaaagaggaaaaccGGTTGTCGGAAGAAGCAGAACGATCCTTTGACCAGCTACAATCtcaggaagaggaggacgaGCAAATCACTGTGACAGACCAGGAGGAGGTGACGGCTGCTCGCCCTGATACAACATATCAGGTGGAGAATGAGAATCACGCGACTCCAAATACCATCACAGTCCCTGTTATTGTCACGGCAACCTAA